The Streptococcus equi subsp. equi nucleotide sequence AAATGAGGTTTGCCAGTTGGGCTATCCTGTTCTTTTTGGGATTTCCAGAAAGCGTGTTGTAGACGCCCTACTTGGTGGCGGCACTAAAGCCAAGGATCGTGACGGGGCTACTGCCGCCCTATCAGCCTACGCTATTAATAAGGGGTGTCAAATGGTGCGCGTGCATAATGTCGGTGCTAACAGGGATATTGTCTCTGTATTGAGTCAATTAAGGTGAGAAATGATGGATAAAATCAGATTAGAGGCTTGTCGCTTTTATGGTTATCATGGTGCCTTTAAGGAGGAGCAGGTCTTAGGTCAAATTTTTGTAGTGGATTTAGAATTATCAGTTGACTTGATGGCTGCCTCTCTTTCAGACTGCCTAGAGGATACTGTTCATTATGGTTTAGTTTTTGAAACAGTCCGTCAAATTGTTGAGGAAAAGACCTTTACGCTTATCGAACGTTTGGCTGGTGCCATTTGTCAAGAGCTATTTGCCCAGTTTTTGCCTATTAAAGCGATTAAAATCGCTATTAAAAAAGAAAATCCACCGATTGCAGGCCATTATCAAGCTGTCGGTATTGAATTGGAGAGAAAGAGATGACACTTGTTTATTTAGGCTTGGGAACTAATATGGGAGATAGGGCAGGCTACCTACAGGCAGCAGTTAATGCCCTATCTAAGCTGCCAGAGACTGAGTTACTGAGACAATCCTCTATCTATCAAACAGCAGCCTGGGGAAAAACAGATCAAAATGCCTTTTTGAATATGGCTTGCCAGCTAGATACTAGGCTGACATCAGAAGCTCTTTTGGCAGCTACGCAGGCTATCGAGCAGGCTCTGGGACGAGTTCGTCATGAAAAATGGGGCCCAAGGACAATTGATATTGACCTCTTGCTGTTTGGTGATGAGCCGTATCAATCAGAGACCTTGGTTATTCCTCACCCTTACATGACACAAAGAGCCTTTGTTTTGATTCCTTTATTAGAGATTGCACCCGATGTGACCTTACCTGGTAGCCAGAAAAGCCTGAGGTCTTACCTTGATGCTTTAGAGCAATCAGATGTAGCCTTGTGGTCACATGAGTATTCAAATAAGTTTTCTTAAACTGTCGTTATTTTTACTAAAATTTGATATAATAGTGCTACTCTTTGCTGATTTTTTGTCTTATATTAAGAAATGATTGAAGAAAGAAGAAGATTATGATAGCTGAACTTGAAGGCATTGATATTCGAGAGAATGAAGCCTTAAAACATTACACCTATACCCAAGTAGGCGGTCCAGCAGATTTCTTGGCTTTTCCTAGAAATCATTACGAACTATCCCGTATTGTTGATTATGCCAATCATAATCATATTCCTTGGATGGTCCTTGGAAATGCCAGTAATCTCATTGTTCGAGACGGTGGTATTCGTGGCTTTGTTATCATGTTTGATAAGCTCAACGCCGTCCGCCTTAATGGTTATACCTTGGAGGCAGAGGCAGGCGCTAACCTCATTGAAACAACAAAAGTTGCCAAATTTCATAGCTTAACAGGCTTTGAATTTGCTTGTGGCATTCCTGGAAGCATAGGGGGTGCTGTTTTTATGAATGCAGGTGCTTATGGTGGAGAGATTGCTCATATTTTTTTGTCGGCCAAGGTCTTGACACCAGAAGGGAAAATAAAAAAGATCTCAGCCAGAGAGATGGCCTTTGGCTATCGTCACTCTGTCATTCAAGAAACTGGTGATATTGTGATTTCAGCCAAGTTTGCTTTAAAACCGGGTAATCATGACAGTATTTGTCAGGAGATGAATCGCCTCAACCACCTTCGAAAGCTCAAGCAGCCCTTAGAATTTCCCTCTTGTGGGTCCGTTTTTAAGCGTCCTCCTGGGCATTTTGCAGGGCAATTGATTATGGACGCTAACCTAAAAGGGCATCGTGTTGGCGGTGTTGAGGTCTCTAAAAAGCATGCAGGCTTTATGATTAATGTTGCTGATGGCTCTGCCAAGGATTATGAGGACTTAATTGCTCATGTCATTAGGACAGTTGAGCAGGCATCTGGCGTTAGGCTTGAGCCGGAGGTTCGTATTATTGGTGAAAGCCTTTAATGATTGTGTTATCAAAAAAGAAAAATTGTGGAGGATTTATGACAATTGACTAAGCCAATTATCACATTTGACAATGTCTCAAAGACATTTGAGGACAGCGGGACACAGGTCCTAAAGAACATTAATTTTGAGCTTGAGGAGGGAAAATTTTACACCCTGCTTGGTGCCTCAGGATCTGGGAAATCAACCATTTTAAATATTATGGCTGGGCTGCTTGATGCGACCAGTGGTGATATTTATTTAGATGGTGAGCGTATCAATGATTTGCCGACCAATAAGCG carries:
- the folK gene encoding 2-amino-4-hydroxy-6-hydroxymethyldihydropteridinepyrophosphokinase, with the translated sequence MTLVYLGLGTNMGDRAGYLQAAVNALSKLPETELLRQSSIYQTAAWGKTDQNAFLNMACQLDTRLTSEALLAATQAIEQALGRVRHEKWGPRTIDIDLLLFGDEPYQSETLVIPHPYMTQRAFVLIPLLEIAPDVTLPGSQKSLRSYLDALEQSDVALWSHEYSNKFS
- the folB gene encoding dihydroneopterin aldolase FolB; amino-acid sequence: MDKIRLEACRFYGYHGAFKEEQVLGQIFVVDLELSVDLMAASLSDCLEDTVHYGLVFETVRQIVEEKTFTLIERLAGAICQELFAQFLPIKAIKIAIKKENPPIAGHYQAVGIELERKR
- the murB gene encoding UDP-N-acetylenolpyruvoylglucosamine reductase — its product is MIAELEGIDIRENEALKHYTYTQVGGPADFLAFPRNHYELSRIVDYANHNHIPWMVLGNASNLIVRDGGIRGFVIMFDKLNAVRLNGYTLEAEAGANLIETTKVAKFHSLTGFEFACGIPGSIGGAVFMNAGAYGGEIAHIFLSAKVLTPEGKIKKISAREMAFGYRHSVIQETGDIVISAKFALKPGNHDSICQEMNRLNHLRKLKQPLEFPSCGSVFKRPPGHFAGQLIMDANLKGHRVGGVEVSKKHAGFMINVADGSAKDYEDLIAHVIRTVEQASGVRLEPEVRIIGESL